A window from Methylococcus mesophilus encodes these proteins:
- a CDS encoding PEP-CTERM/exosortase system-associated acyltransferase, with amino-acid sequence MADWHDRFYRYFEVQSANTPDLLREAMSLRYQVYCVERAYNDHQLYQDGLEKDEFDQTSAQSVLRHLESGEVAATVRLIRPTAEIECGLLPMELHCQIDPEFRSKISGIPREQIGEISRLAVSKQFRRRLGEERTTQGAIEISTPQQRRPDDRRSIMPLITLGLFQAIVTMSSEQDITFWMAVMEPQLLRLLRGFGVAFVQIGPAANYHGKRIPCVGRISQVLAEIRRSRPDVWEFLTQDGINTGGTPCRLEAHPDFCSGRGCGKAIEFSETDFVCKD; translated from the coding sequence ATGGCCGATTGGCATGATAGATTTTATCGCTATTTCGAAGTGCAATCGGCAAATACGCCTGATTTACTTCGCGAAGCGATGTCTCTGAGGTATCAAGTTTATTGCGTTGAGCGGGCCTATAATGACCATCAACTCTATCAGGATGGCCTGGAGAAAGACGAATTCGATCAGACCTCCGCTCAATCCGTATTGCGTCATCTGGAAAGTGGAGAGGTGGCGGCAACGGTACGTCTGATACGACCCACCGCAGAGATTGAGTGCGGTCTGCTACCGATGGAGCTGCACTGTCAAATTGATCCGGAATTTCGCAGTAAAATATCAGGTATTCCTCGCGAACAAATCGGTGAGATTTCTCGGCTCGCGGTTTCAAAACAATTCCGCAGGCGCTTGGGTGAAGAACGGACCACACAGGGAGCCATCGAAATCTCAACACCTCAACAGCGGCGCCCGGATGACAGGCGAAGCATAATGCCGTTAATCACCTTGGGACTTTTCCAGGCGATTGTGACGATGAGTTCTGAACAAGATATTACCTTTTGGATGGCGGTCATGGAGCCACAGCTGTTGAGGCTGCTCAGGGGCTTTGGAGTAGCATTTGTGCAAATCGGGCCGGCTGCCAATTACCACGGGAAACGAATTCCGTGTGTTGGCCGGATATCTCAAGTCTTAGCGGAAATACGACGATCACGCCCAGATGTATGGGAGTTCCTCACACAGGATGGCATAAATACAGGAGGGACACCTTGCAGGCTCGAAGCTCACCCTGATTTCTGTTCTGGAAGGGGCTGTGGTAAGGCCATCGAATTTTCCGAAACAGATTTTGTATGTAAAGATTGA